The Amblyomma americanum isolate KBUSLIRL-KWMA chromosome 3, ASM5285725v1, whole genome shotgun sequence genome window below encodes:
- the LOC144124185 gene encoding chondroitin sulfate proteoglycan 4-like, protein MRNDNPPVRVVDRVFQVVADSERPLTSQDLRYEDADSPPSQIQYTRRDIPNGALFHADNMAVQVYRFTQADLDSGKIIFRHSGAPSARAVLWVTDGQYYASGVLEIRASKPFVRVRPEQLPLNSSLSGGSRSTGRH, encoded by the exons ATGCGCAACGACAACCCGCCGGTGCGCGTGGTGGACCGGGTGTTCCAGGTGGTGGCGGACTCGGAACGACCGCTGACGTCACAGGACCTGCGCTACGAGGACGCCGACTCGCCGCCCTCGCAGATCCAATACACGCGGCGTGACATCCCTAACGGGGCGCTCTTCCACGCCGACAACATGGCCGTCCAGGTGTACCGCTTCACGCAGGCCGACCTGGACAGCGGCAAGATCATATTCCG gCACAGCGGTGCGCCTTCGGCCCGCGCTGTCTTGTGGGTGACGGACGGACAGTACTACGCGTCCGGTGTGCTCGAGATACGCGCCTCAAAGCCGTTTGTCAGGGTGCGTCCTGAGCAGCTTCCTCTCAATTCTTCTCTAAGCGGCGGCAGCCGTAGTACGGGGCGGCACTGA